One region of Scomber scombrus chromosome 10, fScoSco1.1, whole genome shotgun sequence genomic DNA includes:
- the slc52a3 gene encoding solute carrier family 52, riboflavin transporter, member 3-A yields MALLIHMLACAFGLGSWVAVNGLWVELPLIVNTLPEGWELPSYLTVIIQLANLGPLLVTLMHKLCPGRLKEHVVIYTILSIGILSCILLAFFWDKTTILAGAPHSTAFFIITFFLSLVDCTSSVTFLPFMMQLPAVYITTYFIGEGLSGFIPGIVALAQGVGIAKCVNTSQTVGNHTDGNKWSIHTEYLPPNFSTEVFFFFLAAMMCISLAAFIALNRLPRTYELSTENLVPDSVASVSPGLDNPGAEMDGEDMKCHREAAAERKPLQAGPKHSVYQMTFIYFLVVWVNGATNGLLPSVQTYSCMPYGNLAYHLSAALASVANPIACTIAMFFQNRSLVFLGMLTALGTGFASYNMAMAAMSPCPLLQGTAAGEAIIVLSWLFFTGTLSYVKVMVGVILRDRSHSALVWCGAAAQIGSLVGSVTMFPLVNVYRLFTSGDFCNTKCPL; encoded by the exons ATGGCTCTGCTCATCCACATGCTGGCCTGTGCCTTCGGACTGGGCTCCTGGGTGGCAGTGAACGGCCTGTGGGTGGAACTACCGCTCATCGTCAACACACTCCCTGAGGGCTGGGAGCTCCCCTCCTACCTGACAGTTATCATCCAGCTGGCTAACCTGGGACCTCTGCTAGTCACACTCATGCACAAACTATGTCCGGGGCGCCTAAAAGAGCATGTTGTCATATACACCATCCTCTCCATCGGCATCCTGTCCTGCATCCTGCTCGCCTTCTTCTGGGACAAGACTACAATTTTGGCTGGAGCTCCTCACAGCACTGCCTTCTTCATCATCACCTTCTTCCTCTCGCTGGTGGACTGCACTTCCTCAGTTACTTTCTTGCCTTTCATGATGCAGCTTCCCGCAGTATACATCACCACTTACTTTATTGGGGAAGGGCTCAGCGGTTTCATTCCTGGCATAGTCGCCCTGGCTCAAGGTGTCGGCATTGCCAAATGCGTCAACACTTCCCAAACTGTAGGAAACCACACGGATGGAAACAAGTGGTCAATACATACTGAGTATCTTCCTCCAAACTTCTCCACTgaggtgtttttcttcttcctagCGGCCATGATGTGCATAAGTCTGGCTGCTTTTATTGCACTGAACAGACTTCCTCGGACATACGAGCTGTCCACTGAAAACCTTGTGCCAGACTCTGTGGCATCTGTCTCCCCCGGCCTGGACAACCCCGGAgcagagatggatggagaggaCATGAAATGCCATCGTGAGGCGGCTGCCGAGCGCAAACCTCTGCAGGCAGGCCCAAAACACTCAGTGTACCAGATGACTTTCATCTACTTTCTGGTGGTGTGGGTTAATGGTGCAACCAACGGCCTGCTGCCCTCTGTGCAGACATACTCCTGCATGCCTTACGGGAATCTGGCCTAtcacctctctgctgctctggcATCAGTGGCAAACCCAATAGCTTGCACCATTGCAATGTTCTTCCAAAACAG GTCACTGGTGTTTCTTGGCATGCTGACGGCATTGGGGACAGGATTTGCCAGCTATAACATGGCAATGGCAGCTATGAGTCCGTGTCCTTTACTTCAAGGGACTGCAGCGGGGGAGGCGATCATT GTGCTCTCGTGGCTCTTCTTCACTGGGACGCTGTCTTATGTTAAAGTGATGGTGGGTGTCATCCTGAGAGACCGGAGCCACAGTGCCCTGGTCTGGTGCGGAGCTGCAGCACAGATAGGCTCACTGGTCGGTTCGGTCACCATGTTTCCTCTGGTTAACGTCTACCGGCTCTTTACATCAGGAGACTTCTGCAACACTAAATGTCCCTTATGA